In Grus americana isolate bGruAme1 chromosome 26, bGruAme1.mat, whole genome shotgun sequence, a single window of DNA contains:
- the PLPBP gene encoding pyridoxal phosphate homeostasis protein, producing the protein MWRAGMAAGDGLGPALRAVTEQVQQAAARRPQGLPAVQPRLVAVSKTKPAEMVIDAYSHGQRSFGENYVQELLEKASDSRILSSCPEIKWHFIGHLQKSNVNKLIAVPNLFMLETVDSVKLADKVNSSWQKKGSSQKLKVMVQVNTSGEDSKHGLPPGDTTAAVEHVINKCPSLEFVGLMTIGSVGHDLSKGPNPDFQMLLSLRQEVCEKLNLPVEKVELSMGMSTDFQHAIEVGSTNVRIGSTIFGERDYSNKAVSDKAPAETKGKTETLTVQGH; encoded by the exons ATGTGGAGAGCGGGCATGGCCGCCGGGGACGGGCTGGGCCCGGCGCTGCGGGCCGTCACCGAACAGGTGCAGCAGGCGGCGGCGCGGAGGCCGCAG GGGCTCCCGGCCGTGCAGCCGCGGCTGGTGGCCGTCAGCAAGACGAAGCCGGCGGAGATGGTGATCGACGCCTACAGCCACGGGCAGCGCAGCTTCGGGGAGAACTAT GTTCAAGAGTTGCTAGAAAAGGCATCAGACTCCAGA ATTCTGTCCTCTTGTCCAGAGATCAAGTGGCATTTTATCGGCCATCTGCAGAAAAGTAACGTCAACAAGTTGATTG CTGTCCCTAACCTGTTCATGTTGGAAACGGTGGATTCTGTGAAACTGGCAGACAAAGTCAACAGCTCGTGGCAGAAAAAAGGGTCGTCTCAGAAGCTGAAGGTCATGGTGCAAGTTAACACGAGCGGAGAAGACA GTAAGCACGGCCTTCCTCCCGGAGACACCACGGCTGCTGTGGAGCATGTTATCAACAAGTGTCCCAGCCTGGAATTTGTGGGGCTGATGACAATCGGCAGCGTCGGGCATGACCTTAGTAAGGGGCCAAATCCTGACTTCCAG ATGCTGCTATCTTTGCGGCAGGAGGTGTGTGAAAAGCTGAATCTCCCTGTTGAGAAGGTGGAGCTGAGCATGGGCATGTCCACAGACTTCCAGCATGCA aTAGAGGTTGGATCCACAAACGTCAGGATTGGAAGCACTATTTTTGGAGAGCGAGATTATTCCAACAAAGCAGTCAGTGACAAGGCCCCTGCCGAAACAAAAGGCAAAACGGAGACCTTGACGGTGCAGGGTCAttag